One genomic window of Kosmotoga olearia TBF 19.5.1 includes the following:
- a CDS encoding amino acid ABC transporter ATP-binding protein yields MSGKTTNKPLLRIENLKKSFGDNEVLKDITFSVNEGETKVIIGPSGTGKSTLLACINMLVTPDSGKIWLKDVEITGAKDLNKIRQRIGFVFQDFGLFNHLTALQNVMIGLTKVKKIPKDKARERALEELQRVGLEKSANFYPAQLSGGQKQRVGIARALAMDPDIILFDEPTSALDPELIGEVLAVMKDLASSGMTMLVVTHEMGFARTVSDEIIFMENGVIVEQGPPEELFSNPKHERTRQFLFKLTELYGDGGG; encoded by the coding sequence ATGAGCGGTAAAACTACAAACAAACCATTATTACGGATTGAGAATCTCAAAAAGAGCTTTGGTGATAACGAGGTTTTGAAAGACATTACTTTCTCCGTGAATGAAGGGGAAACCAAGGTCATCATCGGGCCAAGCGGCACCGGGAAGAGCACCTTGCTCGCGTGTATCAACATGCTTGTCACACCGGATTCAGGAAAGATATGGTTGAAAGATGTGGAAATTACAGGCGCAAAGGATCTGAACAAAATAAGGCAAAGAATAGGGTTCGTTTTCCAGGACTTCGGATTGTTCAACCATTTAACAGCATTGCAAAATGTGATGATCGGTCTGACCAAGGTTAAAAAAATACCGAAAGATAAAGCAAGAGAGCGTGCACTTGAAGAGTTACAGCGCGTTGGGCTGGAAAAATCCGCAAATTTCTATCCAGCTCAGCTTTCTGGCGGGCAGAAGCAGAGAGTGGGAATAGCCAGAGCGCTTGCCATGGACCCTGACATCATTCTTTTTGACGAACCAACCTCCGCTCTCGATCCCGAGCTCATAGGCGAAGTCCTTGCCGTTATGAAAGACCTCGCGAGCAGCGGTATGACGATGCTCGTGGTTACCCATGAAATGGGATTTGCCAGAACAGTTTCAGATGAGATTATCTTCATGGAAAACGGGGTCATCGTGGAACAGGGGCCACCAGAAGAATTGTTCAGCAATCCTAAACACGAACGAACGAGGCAGTTCCTGTTTAAATTAACGGAGCTCTACGGGGATGGTGGCGGATGA
- a CDS encoding amino acid ABC transporter permease, which produces MIERIIDIIIKFWPEFLRGLGVTLEMTLISVVAGFLIGILLALARVYGNALLKGIATVIIEVIRGTPLLVQLFILYYGLPPYGVSLTPLTAALIGFSINSGAYQAEYLRSAINSIQHTQMLAARSLGMTKWQAIFNIILPQALRRVIPAWANEFIYLLKYTSLAYIVGAPELMAKAKFIASRNFQFFEVYLVVALIYLIVVLAFTKILTTVEKKVRIPGLEWSR; this is translated from the coding sequence ATGATTGAAAGAATCATAGATATAATAATAAAGTTCTGGCCTGAATTTTTAAGGGGTCTCGGTGTCACTCTCGAAATGACCCTTATCTCCGTTGTAGCGGGTTTTTTAATAGGAATACTCCTCGCTCTGGCCAGGGTTTATGGCAATGCTTTATTAAAGGGGATTGCCACGGTAATCATCGAAGTCATTCGGGGTACGCCACTGCTGGTTCAACTCTTCATTCTTTATTATGGCCTTCCGCCTTACGGTGTTTCCTTGACACCCTTGACAGCTGCCCTCATAGGATTCTCCATAAACAGCGGCGCGTACCAGGCAGAATATTTGAGAAGTGCCATAAATTCGATCCAACATACTCAAATGCTCGCCGCGCGATCTCTGGGCATGACAAAATGGCAGGCAATCTTCAATATAATTCTGCCTCAGGCCCTAAGACGGGTAATACCCGCGTGGGCCAACGAGTTCATCTACCTTTTGAAATATACTTCATTGGCTTACATCGTTGGTGCGCCAGAGCTGATGGCTAAAGCTAAGTTTATAGCCAGCAGAAACTTTCAATTTTTTGAGGTTTATCTGGTTGTTGCTTTAATTTACCTTATTGTCGTTCTTGCTTTCACGAAAATCCTGACAACGGTGGAGAAAAAAGTCCGTATACCTGGTTTAGAATGGAGTAGATAG
- the hutH gene encoding histidine ammonia-lyase, with the protein MVIINGNDLTVEQVYSVAFHGEEVRIAESTLDELKKKRLFLEEMHNKDVIYGINTGFGILADKRISDDDLEKLQVNIVRSHAAGVGEPLKTELVRAIMLVRANSLCKGYSAVRPEVVQQLVNFLNKGIVPIVPEQGSVGASGDLAPLAHIALALIGDGEVFHNGRKEKALEAIQAEGLKPLTLKTKEGLSLLNGTAFMAGIGACSVHIAEKMFDKAILVAAMSVDALMGSTSPFDPRIQEARPHPGQKYVAKKLREYLEGSEIRRSHLHCDKVQDAYTLRTIPQVYGAVYDTLQYVKSVITREINSATDNPLIFDNGDVISGGNFHGEPIALVLDFLSIALTDMANMMERRVDRLVNPKLNNFPAFLTRGKEGLNSGYMIWQYTAAALASENKTLAHPASADTIPTSGFQEDHVSMGAWGARKLWKILKNWSNILAIETVLAYRALSFRKPKKSGKAIEGFFKELSNILEEHVEDRYFGKEFADARDFLLKSQGLKGF; encoded by the coding sequence TTGGTAATTATCAATGGTAACGACCTAACAGTCGAACAAGTCTACTCCGTTGCCTTTCATGGTGAAGAAGTCAGGATAGCGGAATCAACTCTTGACGAATTGAAAAAAAAGCGACTTTTTCTCGAGGAAATGCACAATAAAGATGTCATTTACGGCATTAACACTGGGTTCGGAATTCTCGCAGACAAGCGAATATCGGACGACGATCTCGAAAAGCTTCAGGTAAACATAGTCAGATCTCACGCGGCTGGTGTGGGAGAACCTCTCAAAACCGAGCTTGTAAGGGCTATCATGCTCGTTCGAGCTAACTCTCTCTGTAAAGGTTACTCTGCTGTAAGGCCGGAGGTCGTTCAACAGCTTGTCAATTTCCTGAACAAAGGCATAGTACCAATTGTACCGGAACAGGGATCTGTGGGGGCAAGCGGGGATCTCGCACCATTAGCGCACATAGCGCTAGCTTTGATCGGAGATGGAGAAGTATTCCATAATGGAAGAAAAGAAAAAGCGCTGGAAGCCATTCAAGCTGAAGGTCTTAAGCCTCTAACACTGAAAACCAAAGAAGGATTGAGCTTGCTCAATGGGACAGCCTTCATGGCTGGAATAGGCGCATGCAGCGTGCATATAGCCGAAAAGATGTTCGATAAAGCTATCCTTGTAGCCGCTATGTCGGTGGACGCCCTGATGGGAAGCACTTCTCCTTTTGATCCAAGGATTCAGGAAGCGCGACCCCATCCCGGCCAAAAATATGTTGCAAAAAAACTGAGAGAATATCTTGAAGGAAGCGAGATAAGGAGATCTCACCTTCACTGTGATAAAGTACAGGACGCGTACACCTTAAGAACCATCCCGCAGGTTTACGGCGCTGTTTACGACACCCTTCAATACGTTAAATCCGTAATTACAAGAGAAATAAATTCCGCAACAGATAATCCTCTGATTTTTGATAACGGTGACGTGATCTCCGGAGGAAACTTTCACGGGGAACCGATAGCGCTGGTACTCGATTTTCTGTCCATTGCCCTTACCGATATGGCCAACATGATGGAAAGGCGCGTCGACAGGCTCGTAAACCCAAAACTCAACAATTTTCCCGCTTTCCTTACCCGGGGCAAAGAAGGTCTGAACTCCGGCTACATGATCTGGCAATACACTGCGGCAGCGCTGGCTTCTGAGAACAAAACCCTCGCGCATCCCGCGTCGGCCGATACCATCCCCACATCCGGATTTCAGGAAGATCATGTTAGCATGGGTGCCTGGGGAGCGCGAAAGCTCTGGAAAATCCTAAAAAACTGGAGCAATATCCTGGCAATTGAAACCGTCCTCGCCTACAGGGCTCTTTCTTTCAGGAAACCAAAGAAATCCGGAAAGGCGATTGAAGGGTTTTTCAAAGAACTCTCAAATATCCTTGAAGAACACGTGGAAGACCGTTATTTCGGGAAAGAATTCGCGGATGCGAGGGATTTCTTGTTAAAATCGCAAGGACTTAAAGGGTTTTAA
- a CDS encoding TetR/AcrR family transcriptional regulator: MQIKKEDKKDRILKSAEKLFAEKGYANVSISEIAKDAKVGKGTIYVYFSSKEEILDAVALRIFEEFVDGARYALEMSKNLKEFLELLAEKLSKDVENRSKILAMFHRERLKDRSKYREITSEYRKVFMAAYERYRDEFKIPFDEMFAFMRGIFMSAYTMADNITEESIKIFLKKILLCFFDVQKDMDCGSGAS; this comes from the coding sequence GTGCAAATAAAGAAGGAAGATAAGAAAGACAGAATCCTCAAAAGCGCAGAGAAACTCTTTGCCGAGAAAGGATACGCTAATGTTTCAATAAGCGAGATCGCTAAAGACGCGAAGGTTGGCAAAGGGACAATATACGTTTATTTTTCATCAAAGGAAGAAATTCTTGACGCCGTTGCTCTCAGGATCTTCGAGGAATTTGTGGATGGCGCCAGATACGCACTTGAGATGTCCAAAAACCTTAAGGAATTCCTCGAATTGCTTGCCGAAAAGCTGTCAAAAGATGTAGAAAACAGGAGCAAAATATTGGCGATGTTCCACCGAGAAAGACTAAAGGACAGGAGCAAATATCGGGAGATAACCTCGGAGTATAGAAAGGTCTTTATGGCGGCATACGAAAGATACAGGGACGAATTCAAAATCCCCTTTGATGAAATGTTTGCCTTCATGAGAGGAATATTCATGAGCGCATATACCATGGCGGACAACATAACAGAAGAATCGATAAAGATTTTTTTGAAAAAGATCCTGCTGTGTTTTTTTGATGTCCAGAAGGATATGGATTGCGGATCAGGCGCGTCTTGA
- a CDS encoding LolA family protein has protein sequence MRKFKMVTGLFLVMVIVASAVLSVSLNDILVTSENMKTIKCVVNATKFSKRSKSQVEFLFYFNRDGQKLRIEYTAPRNMKGSIVAIDGEYFYNYISSLKRTMKKELSGDFDKNKAPGRDMGIFFDFVYGDLDRVFSNMQHEYIGEETLKINKKEVNTYHYVFQKADEKQEVWFDSETLAPVKIVIYQDGKKVYEIFVFDIQINITLEDSLFRL, from the coding sequence ATGAGAAAATTTAAGATGGTCACGGGGCTTTTTTTGGTAATGGTGATAGTGGCGAGTGCCGTGCTTTCGGTTTCACTCAACGATATATTGGTAACATCAGAAAATATGAAGACAATTAAGTGTGTTGTGAACGCTACCAAGTTCTCAAAAAGGAGCAAAAGCCAGGTCGAATTCCTGTTCTATTTCAATCGGGATGGCCAGAAACTGAGGATAGAATATACGGCACCGAGAAACATGAAAGGCAGCATTGTAGCGATCGACGGTGAGTACTTCTACAATTATATTTCCAGTTTAAAAAGGACTATGAAAAAGGAACTCAGTGGGGATTTTGATAAGAACAAAGCTCCTGGAAGGGATATGGGAATATTCTTTGATTTTGTTTATGGTGACCTTGACAGAGTTTTCAGCAACATGCAGCACGAATATATCGGCGAGGAAACCTTGAAGATAAACAAGAAAGAAGTTAATACTTACCATTATGTATTTCAGAAAGCAGATGAAAAGCAGGAAGTGTGGTTTGATTCTGAAACGTTGGCTCCGGTGAAGATTGTTATATACCAGGATGGGAAGAAAGTGTACGAAATATTCGTCTTTGATATTCAGATCAATATCACACTTGAAGATTCGCTATTCAGATTGTGA
- a CDS encoding MFS transporter — MSMFTILFVNFISAVGITIVAPILGIAGQIFEVDQGYAMWLMTGFMMAYASFMPMIGRMSDNFGRKKGFIASASIFSFGLLLSFLSNDFNIVILGRMIQGFGAGGILPVANAMAVELYQDSKGKALALVNATYGLGVVVGVNLGGIIYDHLGWKWMFIVPFILTLIVIPIAVSFLKETLKFKKHEAIDYIGSILFAVAIISFMFMMKYLAVAPFFSPEVLIPMIGMVISFILFVIRELKVENPVIDIKDFKNPSFLIYSLIAFFFGFSMFLFVTFLPSFTQTLLGYGVSESVYAIDPFAIAMIFFVMLGGILIKRFGARKSMVIGALLFSIFSYLFVKMVDDGPSFYIYSILLASGLGISMTPMNYVIMEEGGKEKQGVSAGIASVMRSLGGIVGPTIAGIIIANVDFSSIFVMDNLIEAYMKIFSISFYSTLIQVALSILGLFAFRKILIKGGIRNEKI; from the coding sequence ATGTCCATGTTCACGATACTTTTTGTAAACTTCATATCAGCGGTTGGCATAACGATTGTGGCACCTATTCTTGGAATAGCAGGACAGATATTTGAGGTCGATCAGGGCTACGCTATGTGGTTGATGACGGGTTTTATGATGGCGTACGCCTCTTTCATGCCAATGATCGGAAGAATGAGTGATAATTTTGGGAGAAAAAAGGGTTTCATAGCTTCGGCATCGATTTTTTCTTTTGGTCTTCTCCTGAGCTTCTTATCTAATGACTTCAATATCGTTATTCTTGGGAGGATGATCCAGGGTTTCGGTGCCGGTGGGATTCTGCCGGTGGCGAATGCCATGGCTGTTGAGCTTTACCAGGATTCTAAAGGTAAAGCCCTCGCGCTCGTTAATGCTACTTACGGGCTTGGTGTTGTTGTCGGAGTAAACCTCGGAGGTATTATCTATGATCATCTTGGCTGGAAGTGGATGTTCATAGTTCCTTTCATCCTGACGCTGATCGTTATTCCGATAGCTGTTTCTTTCTTGAAGGAGACATTAAAGTTTAAAAAGCATGAGGCTATAGATTACATTGGAAGTATTTTATTTGCGGTTGCTATAATTTCATTTATGTTTATGATGAAATACCTTGCGGTGGCTCCCTTCTTTTCACCTGAGGTTTTAATTCCGATGATTGGCATGGTTATATCTTTTATTCTCTTTGTTATCAGGGAATTAAAGGTGGAGAATCCGGTCATAGATATAAAGGATTTTAAGAATCCATCGTTCTTGATTTACAGCCTGATTGCTTTCTTCTTTGGTTTTTCTATGTTCCTTTTTGTTACTTTCCTGCCTTCGTTTACCCAGACATTGCTTGGATACGGGGTCTCAGAATCTGTTTACGCTATTGATCCCTTTGCGATAGCGATGATTTTCTTCGTCATGCTCGGAGGGATCTTAATAAAAAGATTTGGTGCAAGGAAATCAATGGTTATAGGGGCGCTTCTTTTTTCGATCTTCTCCTATCTTTTCGTAAAAATGGTAGATGATGGGCCTTCATTCTACATCTACTCTATACTCCTCGCATCGGGACTCGGAATTTCAATGACGCCGATGAATTACGTGATCATGGAAGAAGGTGGAAAAGAAAAACAGGGTGTCTCTGCGGGAATAGCAAGTGTTATGAGGAGCCTTGGAGGAATCGTTGGACCTACAATAGCCGGGATAATAATAGCAAATGTCGATTTTAGCTCTATCTTTGTTATGGACAATCTTATAGAGGCTTATATGAAAATCTTCAGCATATCGTTTTATTCAACGCTGATACAGGTGGCCTTGAGTATTTTGGGATTGTTTGCGTTTAGAAAAATATTGATAAAAGGAGGTATCCGCAATGAGAAAATTTAA
- a CDS encoding potassium channel family protein, which yields MEEISTKHRVILRSIFMIIGVILFGTFGYGVIEDWSFLDSFFMTVITISTVGYGTPGDLSEAGKIFTSFLILSSVTVVVYGFSNITAFVVEGRVNEFLRRRRILKAIEKLTGHCIVIGAGTVGLTVAKELARKGKKVVIVDRDEQLISHLLDEEKKNLYYVLGDAKNEEVLIQAGVTRAGGLVTTLDSDAESVFVILTAKSLNPNLNVIARSNEHESIKKLQYAGANNVVPITEIGAHRIVNMLMNPVIVGFLDSITRSGDLELRFEQIVVPEEGFPVDGLTLGEMEIPKKVGLIVIAINNGEKNIFNPSAGTRIYPGYTLMVLGEEEKIEKFNKLLSEGAFTNQNKR from the coding sequence ATGGAAGAAATTTCAACGAAACACCGGGTAATCTTACGTTCAATATTTATGATAATCGGTGTTATTCTATTTGGGACCTTTGGTTATGGAGTGATCGAGGATTGGTCATTCCTCGATTCTTTCTTTATGACAGTAATAACCATATCTACCGTAGGGTACGGTACTCCAGGAGACCTTTCAGAAGCTGGAAAAATATTTACCAGCTTTTTGATACTCTCCAGTGTAACGGTCGTTGTTTACGGATTCTCGAATATCACGGCTTTTGTTGTTGAGGGAAGGGTTAATGAATTTCTCAGGAGGCGAAGGATCTTGAAAGCGATAGAAAAGCTCACAGGGCATTGCATAGTTATCGGAGCTGGAACGGTCGGACTTACCGTCGCGAAGGAGCTAGCGAGAAAAGGGAAAAAGGTTGTTATCGTGGATCGGGATGAGCAACTGATATCTCATCTGCTAGATGAAGAAAAGAAAAATCTTTACTACGTTCTTGGAGATGCCAAAAATGAAGAGGTCCTGATTCAAGCGGGCGTGACAAGGGCTGGAGGATTGGTAACAACGCTGGATAGCGATGCGGAAAGCGTTTTTGTTATTCTAACCGCGAAAAGTCTCAATCCAAACCTGAACGTAATCGCTAGATCGAATGAGCATGAGAGCATTAAAAAACTGCAATACGCGGGCGCAAACAATGTGGTACCCATTACAGAGATTGGTGCACACAGGATCGTGAATATGCTAATGAACCCTGTAATTGTAGGGTTCCTCGATTCCATTACCCGCTCAGGCGATCTAGAACTGCGTTTTGAACAAATTGTCGTTCCGGAAGAAGGATTCCCGGTTGATGGCTTGACCCTTGGTGAAATGGAGATTCCCAAAAAAGTTGGTTTGATCGTTATAGCGATTAACAATGGCGAGAAAAATATCTTCAATCCCAGTGCCGGAACGAGAATCTACCCCGGCTATACCCTCATGGTTCTTGGGGAGGAAGAAAAAATAGAAAAGTTCAACAAACTGCTTAGCGAAGGCGCCTTCACCAACCAGAATAAGCGATAG
- a CDS encoding ATP-dependent helicase — protein MKRYNLKPHGIPNFIQESLDNEQLNAVLNSKGRTLIVAGPGSGKTRVITFKIAYLVSSGVNPQNILLVTFTRAASREMIERARRVSGSDLRGMLAGTFHHVCNHFLRKYATHLGISSDFTILDREDSKDLIKHCKAQLMEQRGNDGSLKLPSPGVIQSIFSYSVNCMVSLDESIAKHNRKFFAVRDELEEIWKSYTQLKLEHNTLDYDDLLIKAVELFENNPEILIRESSRFQWILVDEFQDTNLVQYKLVEMLAGVHGNLIVVGDDAQSIYSFRGARFENVYDFLNRDQTSVFKIQTNYRSTPEIVRLVNHLVPKSSLEKQLKAVRPSGPVPVIVETWDNLDEASFVAQKINEHIEDGIQPNRIAVLYRSHFHSLELQLELDRRRVPYIVFSGPKFVETAHVKDILAFLKILQNPYDQLSWGRVLRLFPGVGIRRATQIINAIRESLGNDNEVISALRPFATPRVRIERLISLLEELNSEQSPEEVISTIYKGFYGEYMDEHFSDAKERRMDIERLIEVADRYDSIGEFLEDLAVSEKVDIEREIVDREEKIVLSTVHQAKGLEWDVVFILAMNPGDFPHALAIMEGNLDEEERIFYVAVTRARDYLYLIRQRTGRSRPMIGNSYVFRSGHDFLTKIPEDVAERWDVGWNI, from the coding sequence ATGAAGCGCTATAATCTTAAACCACATGGTATACCAAACTTTATCCAGGAATCTCTTGACAACGAACAATTAAACGCCGTTCTCAATTCTAAAGGGAGAACGCTTATCGTTGCAGGACCTGGCTCCGGTAAAACCAGGGTCATCACGTTCAAGATCGCTTACCTTGTCTCTTCAGGGGTGAATCCTCAAAATATCCTTCTGGTCACGTTTACAAGGGCTGCTTCCAGAGAAATGATAGAAAGAGCAAGAAGAGTCAGCGGTTCTGACCTTCGGGGAATGCTTGCGGGAACTTTTCATCACGTTTGCAATCATTTTCTTCGGAAATATGCCACCCACTTAGGTATCTCATCTGATTTTACAATCCTCGACAGAGAAGACTCCAAGGATTTAATAAAACACTGCAAAGCCCAATTGATGGAACAGCGTGGAAATGATGGTTCCCTCAAGCTTCCAAGCCCGGGAGTTATCCAGAGTATCTTCTCCTATTCCGTAAACTGCATGGTTTCACTTGACGAATCAATAGCAAAGCACAACCGTAAGTTCTTCGCGGTTCGGGATGAGCTCGAGGAGATATGGAAAAGCTACACTCAACTGAAGTTAGAACACAACACCCTTGATTACGATGACCTTTTGATAAAAGCCGTTGAATTGTTTGAGAATAACCCAGAAATCTTAATTCGTGAATCTTCAAGATTCCAGTGGATTCTGGTAGATGAATTCCAGGACACCAATCTCGTACAGTACAAACTCGTTGAGATGCTTGCGGGTGTACACGGCAATCTCATAGTCGTCGGGGATGACGCCCAATCAATATACTCTTTCCGTGGCGCAAGGTTCGAAAACGTGTACGACTTCCTGAACCGTGACCAAACCTCCGTGTTCAAGATTCAAACCAATTATCGTTCAACACCGGAGATCGTCAGGCTGGTAAATCATCTTGTCCCAAAAAGCTCCCTTGAAAAACAATTGAAAGCTGTTCGGCCTTCAGGCCCGGTTCCAGTGATCGTGGAAACCTGGGACAATCTTGATGAAGCTTCCTTCGTGGCTCAAAAAATCAATGAGCATATTGAAGACGGCATTCAACCAAACAGGATAGCTGTGCTGTACAGATCTCATTTCCATTCCTTGGAGCTACAACTTGAATTAGACAGGAGAAGAGTCCCTTACATAGTTTTCTCAGGCCCAAAGTTCGTTGAAACCGCTCACGTTAAAGACATCCTCGCTTTCCTTAAGATCCTTCAGAATCCATACGATCAATTATCCTGGGGAAGGGTATTGAGGCTTTTCCCCGGCGTTGGTATACGTAGAGCAACCCAGATCATAAATGCTATTAGAGAGTCTTTAGGAAACGACAACGAGGTTATTTCCGCTCTCAGGCCATTCGCAACTCCCCGGGTACGGATAGAAAGATTGATTTCACTTTTAGAAGAGCTCAACAGTGAGCAAAGCCCGGAAGAAGTGATTTCAACTATTTATAAAGGCTTTTATGGTGAATATATGGACGAGCATTTTTCTGACGCCAAAGAAAGGCGTATGGATATCGAAAGGCTTATAGAAGTTGCAGATCGTTACGATAGTATAGGAGAATTCCTCGAAGATCTCGCCGTCAGCGAAAAGGTTGATATAGAAAGAGAAATAGTTGACAGAGAAGAGAAAATCGTGTTAAGCACCGTTCATCAGGCAAAAGGGCTTGAGTGGGATGTTGTTTTCATTCTCGCCATGAATCCGGGAGATTTCCCGCATGCTCTTGCAATAATGGAAGGAAACCTCGATGAGGAGGAGCGAATCTTCTATGTGGCTGTCACAAGGGCCCGGGATTATCTTTACCTCATACGCCAGAGAACCGGCAGGTCGCGCCCAATGATCGGAAATTCCTACGTCTTCAGGAGCGGACATGACTTTCTTACAAAGATCCCGGAGGATGTGGCTGAAAGATGGGACGTTGGGTGGAATATTTAA
- a CDS encoding sodium-translocating pyrophosphatase: MNALYLPLTAGVLSTIFAFIMLARTLKFSPGNKTMQKLSGYVQEGASAFLSEEARKIFLVAVLIAAALGIIFQSFKYPIALLFGALVSELAGVMGMYAATRANARVTQGATKGLSEAFKVAFSGGSVMGLSVAGFSLTGLSIIMLVFKDSFLYNNITEISQAFGKISFLDPVMIVSSYSLGASLIALFDRVGGGMYTKAADMSADLVGKVEAGIPEDDPRNPATIADNVGDNVGDVAGLGADILESYVASVVSAIVLAIFMKLADKQMINGQVQYGMSPEQYYGLILLPILIAGVGVLSSLVGVLVVANMKAKDARKALGFGNVFTGILVLASTAIVIGIAAPDYAFKDTFILNPEFVSRWRLFLAIASGLIAGLIISKLSEYYTSYDYKPTQDLAEKTKSGVAINITSGLALGMGSTFWPVIVLAIAILGAYWSAGVYGIAIAALGMLSFVGYIVSVDSYGPVADNAGGIAQMAELDPKVREITDRLDSVGNTTAAIGKGFAIGSAAFAALALIVSYIWSAAHSAEEIVNNPVINLVSPYTIIGSIIGAMLPFFFTSLLIRGVADTADLMITEIRRQFREHKGILTGEETPDYKRCIEITTKGAVSRMLLPGIIAIATPFVVGFLFGKAAVAGLLLGGLGSAIMIALFTANSGGAWDNAKKYIESGHFGGKGTDVHSAAVVGDTVGDPLKDTVGPSMDILIKLMSVVSLVFGSLFPDKPFFM, translated from the coding sequence ATGAATGCTCTGTATCTCCCACTAACTGCGGGTGTTCTTTCGACCATCTTTGCATTTATCATGCTTGCCCGTACTTTGAAATTTTCACCCGGTAACAAGACTATGCAAAAATTATCCGGTTACGTTCAAGAAGGTGCATCTGCCTTTCTCTCTGAGGAAGCACGCAAGATATTCCTGGTGGCCGTCTTAATAGCAGCGGCTCTGGGTATAATCTTTCAGTCGTTCAAATACCCAATCGCTCTTCTTTTCGGTGCCCTTGTATCGGAACTCGCCGGCGTAATGGGGATGTACGCCGCGACGAGAGCAAATGCCAGGGTTACCCAGGGAGCTACAAAAGGATTATCTGAAGCCTTTAAGGTAGCCTTTTCCGGTGGTTCCGTCATGGGGCTCTCTGTTGCGGGATTCTCCCTTACCGGTTTGAGCATAATAATGCTTGTTTTCAAGGATTCTTTCCTCTACAACAACATCACAGAAATATCGCAAGCCTTCGGAAAAATATCTTTCCTTGATCCGGTTATGATAGTAAGCTCTTACTCTCTTGGTGCGAGTCTCATTGCCCTGTTCGACAGGGTCGGAGGCGGTATGTACACAAAGGCGGCCGACATGAGTGCTGACCTTGTCGGAAAGGTGGAAGCGGGAATCCCCGAAGACGACCCGAGAAACCCCGCTACTATTGCCGACAACGTCGGAGACAACGTTGGAGACGTGGCCGGGCTCGGTGCGGATATTCTCGAATCCTATGTCGCTTCTGTTGTTTCTGCCATCGTGCTTGCCATCTTCATGAAACTCGCAGACAAACAAATGATCAATGGGCAGGTCCAATACGGGATGAGCCCTGAACAATATTACGGATTGATCCTGCTTCCAATCCTCATCGCCGGCGTTGGTGTCCTTTCTTCGCTCGTTGGAGTGCTGGTTGTGGCAAACATGAAGGCGAAGGATGCCAGAAAAGCCCTCGGTTTTGGTAACGTATTCACCGGTATTCTTGTCCTCGCATCAACCGCTATCGTGATCGGAATCGCCGCACCAGATTACGCATTCAAAGATACCTTTATTCTCAACCCTGAATTCGTTTCCAGATGGAGATTGTTCTTAGCAATCGCCAGCGGTCTGATCGCCGGGTTGATAATAAGCAAATTAAGTGAGTACTACACCTCCTACGACTACAAACCTACACAGGATCTCGCCGAAAAAACAAAAAGCGGTGTTGCAATAAACATAACCTCTGGATTGGCGCTAGGTATGGGAAGCACGTTCTGGCCAGTAATTGTCCTGGCTATCGCCATTCTCGGTGCCTACTGGTCAGCGGGTGTCTATGGAATAGCAATAGCGGCCCTTGGAATGCTTTCATTCGTTGGATACATTGTCAGCGTTGATAGCTATGGTCCTGTTGCTGACAACGCCGGTGGAATCGCCCAGATGGCTGAACTTGATCCAAAGGTTCGTGAGATAACGGATAGACTTGATTCTGTCGGAAATACAACCGCTGCGATCGGTAAAGGATTCGCGATCGGTTCAGCAGCTTTCGCGGCTCTTGCGCTCATAGTTTCTTATATATGGAGTGCCGCACATTCTGCGGAGGAAATCGTAAACAATCCTGTAATTAATCTTGTTTCCCCCTACACAATCATTGGTTCGATCATAGGCGCAATGTTGCCTTTCTTCTTCACCTCACTGTTGATCCGTGGTGTCGCCGATACAGCAGATCTCATGATAACCGAAATCAGGCGACAGTTCAGAGAACATAAAGGAATTCTGACAGGCGAAGAAACACCTGATTATAAGAGATGTATAGAAATCACCACAAAGGGTGCGGTCAGCAGAATGCTGCTGCCCGGTATAATCGCAATCGCGACACCTTTTGTTGTCGGATTCCTCTTTGGTAAGGCAGCGGTTGCCGGATTGCTTCTTGGAGGCCTCGGCAGTGCCATCATGATTGCACTGTTCACAGCGAATTCAGGTGGTGCATGGGATAACGCTAAAAAATACATTGAATCCGGGCATTTCGGTGGAAAAGGAACGGATGTTCACTCCGCTGCGGTTGTTGGGGATACCGTCGGGGATCCTCTGAAAGATACCGTAGGTCCATCAATGGATATTCTGATAAAGCTCATGTCTGTCGTTTCTCTCGTTTTTGGTTCATTATTCCCGGATAAACCGTTCTTTATGTGA